The Megalops cyprinoides isolate fMegCyp1 chromosome 19, fMegCyp1.pri, whole genome shotgun sequence genome has a window encoding:
- the ep300b gene encoding histone acetyltransferase p300 isoform X2, with the protein MADNVLDSGPPSAKRPKLSSPALSVSASDGNDFGSLFDLEHDLPDELINSTELGLPNGGDLSQLHTSLGGGGVASGGQDAAAKHKQLSELLRSGGPPASAQQGAGGSPGGGSMGLLGSMNASPGPPGLGQQQQQQHPSPQQAGMMQQAGMVGVGGLNRGMMGAQKGNGQQQAPTPQGLMGGQVMNGSPRMSYSNPGMGSNSNLLAETLQQQQQQQQQPGGQQLGAAGQTALRAQQPGALNKMGMMGNPGPYGGPYGQSTGQGMGGAGLGPQLQNKQGLPNSMAQFNLDKKTPPVQGMAGMASQQPPAVVPGATGAGGAGGMLPSAPSAQGGLGSVSAASAVAPPTADPEKRKLIQQQLVLLLHAHKCQRREQANGEVRQCNLPHCRTMKNVLNHMTHCQAGKSCQVAHCASSRQIISHWKNCTRHDCPVCLPLKNAGDKRNQQCESLLGSAAVGLGSSLGAVPGGQPSASNLNPPSQIDPSSIERAYAALGLTYQGNQMAPQPAQTSLPNQGLQGQPGMRSLNAIGGNPMGVNGGVGVQPPNQQSNLLPDTMLHTNINSQNLMNDSSGVGNMGSMPTATPPSSTGMRKSWHEDITQDLRNHLVHKLVQAIFPTPDPAALKDRRMENLVAYARKVEGDMYESANSRAEYYHLLAEKIYKIQKELEEKRRMRLEKQGMMPTQPNLPPSALAQGPPGLGQPPLAPGQPPNGPHSDPSLVRPTVPNQMVNRMQNPAGMNQFGQMGMQAPGMRSSLPLQLGTPLNQMGMGPARMGQPNVAPLQSQYLPPGQFPGSGPVGMAQPGTQGGMAQTQMPTPPSLPVNSPVAQPGSVGGAGGGASVGSMGPGSVGPASSLPPSSNSSQPNSHPHCPPLRQNSPSPARSLTPTPHHTPPGLAGSQTPQPQTPNPPQLAPPAPQPQLPQPMGPGMSSDKSAQLQQQQQLGGGASGTPQSGLAVSAPTPSAPLPPQLPRTPLSQKSSLTADGQASTPASVSSADTSSQQAPPDATASLDPKMEVKQQDEDEGETEGKASGKMGATQAEMKSEEKPEIKKEESAGDGCKVEPMETSSGAMGEDRKPEMKVEPKGEEEGSGSSGTHSSPASAQNKRKIFKPEELRQALMPTLEALYRQDPESLPFRQPVDPQLLGIPDYFDIVKNPMDLSTIKRKLDTGQYQEPWQYVDDIWLMFNNAWLYNRKTSRVYKYCSKLAEVFEQEIDPVMQGLGYCCGRKLEFSPQTLCCYGKQLCTIPRDAAYFSYQNRYHFCEKCFNEIQGESVSLGDDPSQPQTSISKDQFERKKNDTLDPELLVECIDCGRKMHQICVLHNDTIWPSGFVCNGCLKKSNKTRKENKYAAKRLPQTKLGSFLETRVNEFLRRQSHPDSGDVTIRVVHVSDKVVEVKPGMKARFVDSGEMAESFPYRTKALFAFEDIDGADVCFFGMHVQEYGSDCPPPNQRRVYISYLDSVHFFQPRHLRTGVYHEILIGYLEYVKKLGFTTGHIWACPPSEGDDYIFHCHPVDQKIPKPKRLQEWYKKMLDKAVTERIVHDYKDIFKQATEDRLTSAKELPYFEGDFWPNVLEESIKELEQEEEERKREENSTSSESIDATKGDSKNAKKKNSKKTSKNKSSLSRANKKKPGMPNVSNDLSQKLYATMEKHKEVFFVIRLIAGPTANSLPPIVDPDPLMACDLMDGRDAFLTLARDKHLEFSSLRRAKWSSMCMLVELHNQSQDRFVYTCNECKHHVETRFHCTVCEDYDLCITCYNVKGHEHKMEKLGLGLDDESNSQATAATQSPGDSRRLSIQRCIQSLVHACQCRNANCSLPSCQKMKRVVQHTKGCKRKTNGGCPICRQLIALCCYHAKHCQENKCPVPFCLNIKHKLRQQQLQHRLQQAQMLRRRMASMQRTGQPAAGGGGGGGGGLPSPGNNGTTAPSTPTSGGTQPPTPQTPTQPSLPPMPQPGVGVGGLPGQQQQQQQQLQQQMPQQGGVPQHHLHHHLQQMPGGGMMSSPQQPQMMPQVPGQQPQPPSAQQLQHANSLPPYTPRHPGSSPHSQSQGKPGLGPATPPQQQQAAPPQIPQQPNPGQSPMAQQPQQQQQPAGPPPAAVEIAMKIQRVAETQRKMAQVQILQRQVAQAAGMMPPHPHHQPPQPQAQMGMSHPGGGMVGAPGLPPQAQAAAAARAHMEQQQQQQQPPQGMMVGAGMQQQQPPQAATQNQLPPQVQLQQQGGPQLQPPQQPQQQQWGSPAMPPQQRPGMMGQMGHPGMVAAQQQVPQQQQVPQQPQQQQPQVGRSGVMGAAGGVQGVANLPQAALQELLHALRSPSSPLQQQQVLNILRSNPQLMAAFIKQRASKYKGAGGPGGPGGPGGLPGAMGGQPVNVNPGAAAAGMHLGQGVGMPAMAQLQQQQQQQQLQQQRPLLGGGLQQQQVAALQQQQQQQQQQQQQQQPGGMQGQGPSMANINPQFREMLMRRHLQQQQQQQQQQQQQMSNHAQFQQPQPPQQQQGYLGQPGMPPQQPGQPQPGGPQQGGQPGQQPPQGYPGSVSQQQAAAAVLQQRLQQHQHHLQMQQQQQQQQQNAMVGLAGADGGPGGAGGGPPQQQQQPQPPPQPGPQPTSSQAMLQQAIHQRLLQQQQQHLGGGSPAQHSSPMSPQQQQMSQPLPSSLSSQVRSPQPSPRPQSQPPHSSPSPRMQPQPSPHHISPQTQTGSPHPGHLPQHHPGMVVPPPQPPPQQQQQNQNPSSMDPGPFGADQNAMLSQLGGMGGLHGPGPADMLAGGSQDLGANINHSTLDIM; encoded by the exons ATTTCGGTTCCCTGTTTGACCTGGAGCACGACCTCCCCGACGAGCTCATCAACTCCACAGAGCTGGGCCTGCCCAATGGCGGCGACCTCAGCCAGCTGCACACGAgcctgggaggagggggcgtGGCCAGCGGCGGCCAGGACGCAGCCGCCAAGCACAAGCAGCTCTCGGAGCTCCTGCGGTCGGGTGGCCCGCCAGCCTCGGCCCAGCAGGGCGCGGGCGGCAGCCCCGGCGGGGGCTCCATGGGGCTCCTGGGCAGCATGAACGCCTCCCCCGGACCCCCGGGCctggggcagcagcagcagcagcagcacccctcGCCCCAGCAGGCGGGTATGATGCAGCAGGCCGGCATGGTGGGCGTGGGCGGCCTGAACAGGGGCATGATGGGAGCCCAGAAGGGGAACGGACAGCAGCAGGCGCCCACGCCCCAAGGCCTGATGGGGGGTCAGGTGATGAACGGCTCTCCGAGGATGAGCTACTCGAACCCTGGGATGGGGAGCAACAGTAACCTGCTGGCAgagacactgcagcagcagcagcaacagcagcagcagccaggaggCCAGCAGCTGGGAGCTGCAGGACAGACTgcactgagagcacagcagcctGGAGCACTGAACAAG ATGGGAATGATGGGTAACCCGGGTCCCTATGGTGGCCCCTACGGTCAGTCCACAGGCCAGGGTATGGGCGGGGCCGGGCTGGGCCCGCAGCTCCAGAACAAGCAGGGACTGCCCAACAGCATGGCCCAGTtcaacctggacaagaagaCGCCGCCTGTACAGGGGATGGCTGGCatg GCCTCCCAGCAACCCCCCGCAGTAGTTCCTGGAGCGACAGGAGCCGGCGGTGCCGGGGGGATGCTGCCCTCCGCCCCCAGCGCCCAGGGCGGCCTCGGATCGGTTTCGGCAGCCTCGGCCGTGGCACCCCCAACCGCCGACCCGGAGAAGCGCAAGCTgatccagcagcagctggtcCTCCTGCTCCACGCCCACAAGTGCCAGCGGCGGGAGCAGGCCAACGGGGAGGTGCGGCAGTGCAACCTGCCCCACTGCCGCACCATGAAGAACGTCCTCAACCACATGACCCACTGCCAGGCTGGCAAGTCCTGCCAGG tGGCGCACTGTGCCTCGTCCCGACAGATCATCTCTCACTGGAAGAACTGCACGCGACACGACTGTCCCGTCTGCCTGCCGCTCAAGAACGCCGGGGACAAGAGGAACCAGcagtgtgagt CTCTCTTGGGCAGTGCAGCAGTTGGCCTGGGCAGTTCTCTCGGGGCTGTTCCAGGAGGCCAGCCCAGCGCCTCCAACCTCAACCCGCCCAGCCAGATTGACCCCAGCTCCATCGAGCGGGCCTACGCTGCCCTGGGCCTCACTTACCAGGGCAACCAGATGGCGCCACAGCCTGCCCAGACCTCACTGCCCAACCAGGGGCTGCAGGGCCAGCCTGGCATGAGGTCGCTCAACGCCATTG GAGGGAACCCCATGGGTGTGAATGGAGGAGTCGGGGTTCAGCCCCCAAACCAGCAGTCGAACCTCCTGCCGGACACCATGCTGCACACCAACATCAACTCGCAGAA cctgATGAATGACAGCAGTGGGGTGGGCAACATGGGCTCCATGCCCACGGCCACCCCACCCTCCAGCACGGGCATGAGGAAGAGCTGGCACGAGGACATCACCCAGGACCTGCGCAACCACCTGGTGCACAAACT AGTGCAGGCCATCTTCCCCACGCCAGACCCCGCAGCCCTGAAGGACAGGCGCATGGAGAACCTGGTGGCCTACGCCCGCAAGGTGGAGGGGGACATGTACGAGTCGGCAAACAGCAGG GCGGAGTACTACCACCTCCTGGCGGAGAAGATCTATAAGAtccagaaggagctggaggagaagcgGCGGATGCGGCTGGAGAAGCAGGGAATGATGCCCACGCAGCCCAACCTGCCCCCCTCAGCCCTGGCACAGGGGCCTCCGGGCCTCGGGCAGCCCCCGCTGGCCCCCGGACAGCCCCCGA ATGGCCCTCACTCGGACCCGTCCCTCGTACGACCCACGGTGCCCAACCAGATGGTGAACAGGATGCAGAACCCTGCCG GGATGAACCAGTTTGGTCAGATGGGGATGCAGGCCCCGGGTATGAggtcctccctccctctgcagctcgGCACACCCCTCAACCAG atggGCATGGGGCCAGCCAGAATGGGTCAGCCCAATGTAGCTCCGCTGCAGAGCCAGTACCTGCCTCCTGGACAGTTCCCCGGATCGGGCCCAGTGGGCATGGCACAGCCCGGGACACAGGGCGGCATGGCTCAG acTCAGATGCCGACACCCCCTTCGCTCCCCGTCAACAGTCCAGTGGCGCAGCCGGGGTCggtgggaggggcggggggtggggcgTCTGTGGGCTCCATGGGGCCTGGCAGCGTCGGCCCCGCCTCCAGTCTGCCCCCGTCCTCCAACTCCTCGCAGCCTAACTCCCACCCGCACTGTCCTCCCCTCCGCCAGAACTCGCCCTCCCCGGCTCGCAGCCTCACCCCGACCCCCCACCACACGCCTCCCGGGTTGGCAGGCTCGCAGACCCCCCAGCCCCAGACTCCAAACCCCCCCCAGCTGGCTCCTCCGGCCCCCCAGCCGCAGTTGCCTCAGCCAATGGGGCCAGGAATGAGCTCGGATAAATCcgcccagctgcagcagcagcagcagttggGAGGCGGAGCCTCGGGGACGCCCCAGTCCGGGCTGGCTGTCTCTGCGCCCACCCCCAGCGCTCCCCTGCCACCCCAGCTCCCACGCACTCCG TTGTCCCAGAAGTCCTCGCTGACTGCGGACGGCCAGGCCTCCACGCCAGCCTCCGTCAGCAGCGCGGACACGAGCTCCCAGCAGGCTCCGCCCGACGCCACTGCCTCCCTCGACCCCAAGATGGAGGTCAAACAGCAGGACGAGGATGAGGGCGAGACCGAGGGGAAGGCCTCTGGAAAGATGGGCGCGACGCAAGCAGAAATGAAGAGCGAGGAGAAGCCAGAG ATAAAGAAGGAAGAATCGGCAGGTGACGGATGCAAGGTGGAGCCCATGGAGACGTCGTCGGGGGCGATGGGTGAAGACAGGAAGCCAGAGATGAAGGTGGAGCCtaaaggggaagaggagggatcAGGGTCGTCAGGCACTCACAGCTCTCCGGCCAGCGCTCAGAACAAGAGGAAAA TCTTCAAGCCCGAAGAGCTGCGGCAGGCCCTCATGCCCACCCTGGAGGCGCTGTACCGCCAGGACCCTGAGTCCCTGCCCTTCCGGCAGCCTGTGGACCCCCAGTTACTGGGAATACCC GACTACTTTGACATAGTGAAGAACCCCATGGACCTGTCCACCATCAAGCGGAAGCTGGACACGGGGCAGTACCAGGAGCCCTGGCAGTACGTGGACGACATCTGGCTCATGTTTAACAACGCCTGGCTCTACAACCGCAAGACCTCCCGCGTCTACAAGTACTGCTCCAAGCTGGCCGAGGTGTTCGAGCAGGAGATCGACCCCGTCATGCAGGGCCTGGGCTACTGCTGCGGgaggaag ctggAGTTTTCCCCCCAGACTCTGTGCTGCTATGGGAAGCAGCTCTGCACCATCCCACGCGACGCTGCTTATTTCAGCTACCAGAACAG GTACCACTTCTGTGAGAAGTGTTTCAACGAAATCCAGGGCGAGAGCGTGTCCCTGGGGGATGACCCCTCCCAGCCTCAAAC ATCCATCAGTAAAGACCAGTTTGAGAGGAAGAAGAACGACACACTGGACCCTGAACT ACTCGTGGAATGTATCGACTGTGGTCGTAAAATGCACCAGATCTGCGTCCTGCACAACGACACCATATGGCCGTCGGG CTTTGTCTGCAATGGCTGCCTGAAGAAGTCCAATAAGACAAGAAAGGAGAACAAGTATGCGGCAAAAA GGCTGCCCCAGACGAAACTGGGAAGCTTCCTGGAGACGCGGGTGAACGAGTTCCTCAGGAGACAGAGCCACCCGGACTCTGGTGATGTCACTATCCGTGTGGTCCACGTCTCTGACAAGGTGGTGGAAGTCAAACCAGGCATGAAGGCCAG GTTTGTGGACAGCGGGGAGATGGCGGAGTCCTTCCCGTACAGGACGAAGGCGCTGTTTGCGTTCGAGGACATCGATGGTGCCGACGTCTGCTTCTTCGGCATGCACGTGCAGGAGTACGGCTCGGACTGCCCGCCGCCCAACCAGAG ACGGGTGTACATCTCCTATCTGGACAGTGTCCACTTCTTCCAGCCACGCCACCTGCGTACAGGAGTCTACCACGAGATCCTCATCGGGTACCTGGAGTACGTCAAGAAGCTGGG GTTTACAACGGGGCACATTTGGGCCTGTCCCCCCAGCGAAGGGGACGACTACATCTTCCACTGTCACCCTGTCGACCAGAAGATCCCCAAGCCCAAGCGCCTGCAGGAGTGGTACAAGAAGATGCTGGACAAAGCTGTGACAGAGCGCATTGTACACGACTATAAG GACATCTTCAAGCAGGCGACGGAGGACAGACTGACCAGTGCCAAGGAGCTGCCCTACTTCGAGGGGGACTTCTGGCCCAACGTGCTGGAGGAGAGCATcaaggagctggagcaggaggaggaggagaggaagagagaggagaacagcaCCTCCAGCGAGAGCATCGAC GCCACCAAAGGGGACAGTAAGAACGCCAAGAAGAAGAACAGCAAGAAGACGAGCAAGAACAAGAGCAGCCTGAGCCGAGCCAACAAGAAGAAGCCGGGCATGCCCAACGTGTCCAACGACCTGTCCCAGAAGCTCTACGCCACCATGGAGAAGCACAAGGAG GTGTTCTTCGTCATACGTCTGATCGCGGGCCCCACGGCCAACTCCCTCCCGCCCATCGTGGACCCGGACCCCCTGATGGCGTGCGACCTGATGGACGGGCGGGACGCCTTCCTGACGCTGGCGCGGGACAAGCACCTGGAGTTCTCCTCGCTGCGACGCGCCAAGTGGAGCTCCATGTGCATGCTGGTGGAGCTGCACAACCAGAGCCAGGACCGCTTCGTCTACACCTGCAACGAGTGCAAGCACCATGTGGAGACCCGCTTCCACTGCACCGTCTGCGAG GACTATGACCTCTGCATCACCTGCTACAACGTTAAGGGCCACGAGCACAAGATGGAGAAGCTGGGCCTGGGTCTGGATGACGAGAGCAACAGCCAGGCGACGGCTGCGACTCAGAGCCCCGGTGACTCCCGCCGCCTCAGCATCCAGCGCTGCATCCAGTCGCTGGTGCACGCCTGCCAGTGCCGCAACGCCAACTGCTCGCTGCCGTCCTGCCAGAAGATGAAGCGGGTGGTGCAGCACACCAAGGGCTGCAAGCGCAAGACCAACGGCGGCTGCCCCATCTGCAGGCAGCTCATCGCCCTCTGCTGCTACCACGCCAAGCACTGCCAGGAGAACAAGTGCCCCGTGCCCTTCTGCCTCAACATCAAGCACAAGCtccggcagcagcagctgcagcaccgGCTGCAGCAGGCGCAGATGCTCCGCCGCAGAATGGCCAGCATGCAGCGGACGGGCCAGCCCGccgcaggaggaggaggaggtggcggCGGGGGGCTACCGTCGCCCGGGAACAACGGCACCACTGCCCCCAGCACGCCCACGTCAGGAGGcacccagccccccaccccgcagACCCCCACCCAGCCCAGCCTGCCCCCCATGCCCCAGcccggggtgggggtgggaggccTCcccggccagcagcagcagcagcagcagcagctccagcagcagatgCCCCAGCAGGGTGGAGTGCCCCAGCatcacctccaccaccacctgcaGCAGATGCCCGGCGGGGGCATGATGAGCTCCCCCCAGCAGCCGCAGATGATGCCCCAGGTCCCAGGTCAGCAGCCCCAGCCTCCCTCCGCCCAGCAACTCCAGCACGCCAACAGCCTCCCCCCATACACGCCCCGTCACCCGGGCTCCTCCCCGCACTCCCAGTCCCAGGGGAAGCCGGGGCTGGGCCCAGCCACACCCCCCCAGCAACAGCAGGCTGCTCCGCCTCAAATCCCCCAGCAGCCCAACCCCGGCCAGTCCCCCATGGCCCAACaaccccagcagcagcagcagcccgcGGGCCCACCCCCTGCCGCCGTGGAGATCGCCATGAAGATCCAGCGTGTGGCCGAGACCCAGCGGAAGATGGCCCAGGTGCAGATCCTCCAGAGGCAGGTGGCGCAGGCGGCCGGCATGATGCCCCCgcacccccaccaccagcccCCGCAGCCCCAGGCCCAGATGGGCATGAGCCACCCGGGAGGAGGGATGGTGGGGGCGCCGGGACTGCCCCCCCAGGCGCAGGCGGCAGCCGCCGCCAGGGCCCAcatggagcagcagcagcagcagcaacagccgCCGCAGGGCATGATGGTGGGGGCGggcatgcagcagcagcagcccccgCAGGCCGCGACGCAGAACCAGCTGCCCCCCcaggtgcagctgcagcagcaggggggCCCCCAGCTGCAgcccccccagcagccccagcagcagcagtggggcAGCCCGGCGATGCCTCCCCAGCAGAGGCCCGGCATGATGGGGCAGATGGGCCACCCGGGGATGGTGGCAGCCCAGCAGCAGgtcccccagcagcagcaggtgccccagcagccgcagcagcagcagccccaggtGGGGCGGAGCGGGGTGATGGGCGCCGCGGGAGGGGTGCAGGGCGTGGCCAACCTGCCCCAGGCCGCCCTGCAGGAGCTTCTCCATGCCCTGCGCTCCCCCAGCTCCccgctgcagcagcagcaggtcctcAACATCCTGCGCTCCAACCCGCAGCTCATGGCCGCATTCATCAAGCAGCGCGCCTCCAAGTACAAAGGCGCGGGCGGCCCTGGGGGACCCGGGGGGCCCGGCGGACTCCCGGGAGCCATGGGCGGCCAGCCGGTCAACGTGAACCCCGGAGCGGCCGCGGCGGGCATGCACCTGGGCCAGGGTGTGGGCATGCCCGCTATGgcccagctccagcagcagcagcagcagcagcagctacaacaacagcgccctctgctgggtGGAGgtctgcagcaacagcaggttGCGGCTctccagcaacagcagcagcaacagcagcagcagcaacaacagcagcagcccggGGGTATGCAGGGCCAGGGCCCCAGCATGGCCAACATCAACCCTCAGTTCAGAGAGATGCTGATGCGGAggcacctccagcagcagcagcagcagcagcaacagcagcagcagcagatgagCAACCACGCCCAGTTCCAgcagccccaacccccccagcagcagcagggctacCTAGGCCAGCCCGGCATGCCCCCGCAGCAGCCCGGCCAGCCCCAGCCGGGAGGGCCTCAGCAGGGAGGCCAGCCGGGGCAGCAGCCCCCCCAGGGCTACCCGGGCTCCGTCTCCCAGCAGCAGGCGGCCGCCGCCGTGCTCCAGCAGCGGCTccagcagcatcagcaccacctccagatgcagcagcagcagcagcagcagcagcagaacgCCATGGTGGGACTGGCGGGGGCTGACGGAGGGCCGGGCGGAGCGGGCGGAggccccccccagcagcagcagcagccccagcccCCCCCGCAGCCCGGCCCCCAGCCCACCTCCTCCCAGGCCATGCTGCAGCAGGCCATCCACCAGAggctcctgcagcagcagcagcagcacctgggCGGCGGCTCACCAGCCCAGCACAGCAGCCCCATGagcccccagcagcagcagatgtcCCAGCCGCTGCCCTCCTCGCTCAGCAGCCAGGTGCGCTCGCCCCAGCCCTCCCCGCGGCCCCAGTCCCAGCCGCCCcactccagcccctccccccgcaTGCAgccccagccctccccccaccacatCTCCCCCCAAACTCAGACGGGGTCCCCGCACCCGGGACACCTCCCCCAGCACCACCCTGGCATGGTGGTCCCCCCGCCCCAGCCGCcgccccagcagcagcagcagaaccagAACCCCAGCTCCATGGACCCGGGCCCCTTCGGCGCCGACCAGAACGCCATGCTGTCGCAGCTGGGCGGGATGGGGGGCCTGCACGGGCCCGGCCCGGCAGACATGTTGGCGGGCGGCAGCCAGGACCTCGGGGCAAACATTAATCACAGTACCTTAGACATCATGTag